One Terriglobales bacterium genomic window, GTTACTTGACCTGCCTGGGCGAGGTAGAGAACAGCGTCGACAACGTCTTTTACGTCCGTGATTTTTCCCATTGGCTGCAATGTCTTAAGAAAGTCCCTGGGATCATCCTTGTGCATTGGCGTATCCACCACGCCTGGGGCAACGGCGTTGAAGCGGATACCTTGTTTTGCATACTCAATCGCGAGACTCCGGATGATTGAATTCAAGCCCCCTTTAGTGATCATTGGGACCGAGGCATTTACGCCAACGATCGGCTGATCGGCAAGCGCCGCGGTGATGCTGACGATGCTCCCTGATTTCTGCTTCAGCATCTGTTTCACAGTTAGCTGAGTGATGTAGAGGAACCCCAGCAGGTTTGTTGAAACCAAGTTGTTGAAGTCCGCGGCGGAGAAATCCGTGAAGGGCTTCGCGAAAAAGATTCCGGCGTTATTCACCAGAACATCGATCCTTCCGAAGTCCTCGATTGCTGATTCTACGACCCTGGCGGCAGTCTCTGGCTTACCAATATCGCCATCGACGAGAACCAGGGAGGTCGAGGCGGTCAACTGTTGACTTATCTTGCGAGAGGTCGCGACGACGTTATAACCCTGTTTCAGGAAGGCCCCGACTAAACCGGCTCCGATTCCGCGCGACGCTCCTGTAATGATTGCTGCCTTCTGGTCTGGCATGTAACTCCTGTTCAAGGCTTTCGACCCTTAACGTGAGGCATTGATAAAGTCTCGGACTGCGAATGACCGATCATGCGATCCGGCGTTCAATCGATTTGCAAGTTGCGCCGAGGCCGTGATCGTAACCGCCCGCCAATGTCGGCTTGTAGATCCGGACTGGCTATCCATTGATTCCAACTCGTTGAGCCAGTCCACTGCTGAAATCTGGGCCTGCTCTGGACCGTGCAATTTTTTCACCGCGCGGATGAATGCGGAGAACTCGCGCCCCGCCATCCGCATCTGGTCCTTGCAAACCGAATTGGAGAACGATGTTTTTGCGTTCATTGGATCCTCGTCTGTTTCAGCTATACCGGGTACCAGGAGTGGAGCTTTCGTCCCCCACGTGCACCAGGTTTCTGATGACTCAGATGGCATGCACAATTGTGATCACACCAGAGGCGTAGCCGCGAAACAATTAGACGATGGTATCGACCATACCTTCGTATCGGCCGACGGGAGTGGAGACGATCTGTCCGTCTTTTCCCTTTTACGCTTTGTCGCCAGATCCAGCTCTGCGAACCGATACCAAAGTACAATAGACACGCACCTACGGGGTGGCTCATCCTACTCTGAGTTGACGCGAGGCCCGCTGCCCAGGCGTTAGGTTAGGGATTGCAATGAGAAAAATCTCGGCGCCCATCTCTCTGGCTGGGTCACAACTCGGCCCAACGCGTCATGTCTGCGCGTTTTTCAATAGCAATGAAGAAGAGTATCGCGTGTTATTGCCGTTCATTAAGGATGGATTCGAGCGTGGGGACAAGGCGATTCACGTTCTTAGTCCAGATCAACA contains:
- a CDS encoding SDR family oxidoreductase, whose amino-acid sequence is MPDQKAAIITGASRGIGAGLVGAFLKQGYNVVATSRKISQQLTASTSLVLVDGDIGKPETAARVVESAIEDFGRIDVLVNNAGIFFAKPFTDFSAADFNNLVSTNLLGFLYITQLTVKQMLKQKSGSIVSITAALADQPIVGVNASVPMITKGGLNSIIRSLAIEYAKQGIRFNAVAPGVVDTPMHKDDPRDFLKTLQPMGKITDVKDVVDAVLYLAQAGQVT